The Treponema sp. J25 DNA window GCCCGGGGAGGAAAGAAAACCTTCTCTCCCGGTACTACCAGCACCAGGGGAGGTAGGATGGTCATGTCTTTTATACGATCGGGACAGAGAGCTTCAATATGACGGAGGGCCCGAACATATGAAACAAAAGCGGCCAGGGCTGTTTTGCCTCCCTGGGCGATATATTCTTCAAGGGGAAGCCCCGGCACCTCCCGCCCCCAGATCCACAGGTGGCCATCGATTTCTCGGCTCCCTTCGGGAAGCCAGGGATGCATTTCTCCAGGGGAAAACGAGGGGGCAGTTATTCCTTCTTTCCCAGAAGTGAGGAGTCCCTGTTTTCCTGTCCAGCGAATTTCCAGACCCTGTTGGGTAAGGAGTTCCGCCCCCCGGGTCTTTGCGAAGGCCCGGGGATCCATCCCTGTATCAAAAGCTACTGCCGGCTGTCCATCAATGATGATATGTTCGATACAGGAACGATGCATGGCTACCTCCCTCGGGGTGAATATAGATATTTAAAGTAATCCATGTCGGTGGAAAGGGTTTTACTGAATTGGGGCATGGTGGTTTTGTAAGATTCAATACTGCGCCAGAAGTCGAAGAATTCCGGATCTCGACTGTAGGCCTGGGCATAAATGCGGGTGGCCTCCGCATCGGCTTCGCCCTTAATCTTTTCCGCCTTTTCATAGGCCGCCGAAAGGATAGCCCGGCGCTCGTTTTCGAGTTTCCCCTGCCATTCGGCCTTTTTCCCTTCTCCGTAGGACCGGAAGGCCTGGGCTATCTGATTTCGCTCCTTAATCATCCGGTTATACACGCTCTGGGTAAGCTCATCGGAATATTTAATCTGGCGGGGCACCACATCGATAAGTTCGATGCCGTATTCGGGCACGGTTTGGCGGGCCCGCTGAAGGATCTCTTCTGCCAGTTTGCGGCGACCCTTCTGGACTACCTCATAGGTAACATCGCTTCGGGTAAAGGCGGAAAGTTGTCCCGCGTCCTGTTCCGAACCGAGTTCAAAATTTTCTATTTCCTCTGCTTTGCTCTGGCGGATCCGGTTAGAATTCCGCACCGTTTCTCGAAGCCAGTTTTCGGCTATAACCGTGCGAACCGCCGAATCGATGATATCGTCCAGACGGGAGTAGGCCGCTTCCATGGTCTGGATAGATTCATAAAATTTACGGGGGTCCGCAATTTTCCAGCGCGCCGTCGTATCAACCCAGATGAACTGGTTTTCCTTGGTAGGGATCCGCTGGGGTTCCCCATCCCAGGCCATGATGCGTCGAGGGTACTTTACCACGTCGTCGAGGAAGGGGGTTTTTATATGAAGCCCCGCATTGGTATGCACCGCTACGATCTTTCCTAATTGGACGACGACCGCCTGCTCTCCTTCCTCGATTGTATAGAAGGGACCTGCCAAGAGAAAGGCGATTCCTAACACTACTATTATGATGAGGGTAGTTATCAATGATCTCATTGGACGCCTCCGCGGGTATCAAGATTTTTTAAGGGGAGGAAATTCTGAAAGCGGCGATCAATAAGGGTGGTGCCTTTATCATCTTTAAAGATATTTTCTACCATTTCGTAATAGAGCCGCCGACGGGTAATATCCGGGGCTTTTCGGTACTCTTCGTAGACCGCGTTAAAACGGGCCACATCCCCCCGGGCCATATTTACCCGTTCAGAGGCATACCCCTGGGCTATCTGGATGATTTTGTCCGCCTCTCCCTGGGCTTTGGGAATTTCCGCGTTATAGGCTTCTTTCCCTTCATTGATAAGGCGGTTCATGTCCTGGATAGCCTTGTTCACATCTTCAAAGGCGGCCTGAACCCCCTGGGGGGCACGATATTCTGAAGTTTTACGGTGATCACCGAAATGCCTAGGCCGTACTGCTTAAAGGTGTCATTCATGAGCTGAATTGCCTCTGATTCAATTTCCGTTCTTTGGGGCCCCATCACATCAAGAATGGCCCGATCTCCCACGAGCATGTTCATAACTGACCGGGATACGTCCCGAATTGTAGTGGTCCGCTCTTTAGGGTTTACATTGAAGAGCCACGCCCGGGGATCTACAATACGATACTGGATGATCCATTCCACATCGACGATGTTAAGATCTCCGGTCAACATGGTGGATTCATCGGGAAAGGCTTCCTGGGAATACACGGTGTTCACCCCTGCTTTGAGGGTTCTGAATCCAAACTGTTCGGTTTGAACTACCTTTGTTTTTACTAGGTAATGTTTGTCAATTCCAAAGGGAAGTTTATAATGCATCCCTGGCCCATTGGTGGTAAGGTACTTACCAAAGCGGGTTACCACCGCTTCTTCGGTCTGGTCCACGATGTAAAAACTGGTGCTCATCAGTACTATCACTACAATAATACCAATGGCCAGGATGATGGACGTAGGCCCCAGGAATCTTTTGATGTTTCCTGTGCTATAGGACATGCTGGAATCCTCCTTTCTGTGACTTTAGTTTATGATAAACACAGCGAAGTGTGTTTGTATTTTGCCTTAAAAGGGTGGAGGAAACAACTATTCTCCCTCGTTTCTTCGCCACCAATCCCATTACTCAGAAAAGGGATGCCCAGGAAATTTTACGCACCCGCCTACCTTTACAAGGTATCCCTTTCAATGCTTGTCGTCAAGGAAGAGGAACTTAAAAAAGTTACCGGTGTCTTACCTAATCCTCTCTCCCAGCGGCGATGGGGATTGGGAAATCTTTTCTCCCTTTGAACTCTTTACAGGAAAGGCTCTCTTTGATATACTATTTTTCCACAATTAATACACAGCTGATGTTATCCTGAAGCAGTTTGTTTTCTCAATCAAAGAGGATGAAAGAAAGAGTCTTCAAGATAGAAGGAGTGAGGTATGATATTCCCTCTGGAACAGCTTATTGAATTTGATGGCAATGTCTACGAAATTACCTGTGCGGCTGCCCGGCGGGCGTATCAGCTTGCGATGATGAAAGACCCGGAAATCGAAGCTAATGATGGCAAGGTAGTTTCCCTTGCGGCCCGCCAGCTCTTTACTCGCCAGATCGAATACCGCCTGGAGTCGTAGGAATTTTCATGACCCCCATCCCGGTAGTCATTCTCTTTGGTCCTACCGCTTCGGGAAAGACGGCGGTGTTGGAGGCCCTTTTTGCCCGGGAGCCGCCCCTGGTGCCTGCCGAAGTGGTGAGTGCCGATTCCATGCA harbors:
- the hflC gene encoding protease modulator HflC, whose translation is MRSLITTLIIIVVLGIAFLLAGPFYTIEEGEQAVVVQLGKIVAVHTNAGLHIKTPFLDDVVKYPRRIMAWDGEPQRIPTKENQFIWVDTTARWKIADPRKFYESIQTMEAAYSRLDDIIDSAVRTVIAENWLRETVRNSNRIRQSKAEEIENFELGSEQDAGQLSAFTRSDVTYEVVQKGRRKLAEEILQRARQTVPEYGIELIDVVPRQIKYSDELTQSVYNRMIKERNQIAQAFRSYGEGKKAEWQGKLENERRAILSAAYEKAEKIKGEADAEATRIYAQAYSRDPEFFDFWRSIESYKTTMPQFSKTLSTDMDYFKYLYSPRGR
- a CDS encoding DNA-directed RNA polymerase subunit omega produces the protein MIFPLEQLIEFDGNVYEITCAAARRAYQLAMMKDPEIEANDGKVVSLAARQLFTRQIEYRLES